The following are from one region of the Magallana gigas chromosome 6, xbMagGiga1.1, whole genome shotgun sequence genome:
- the LOC105338420 gene encoding proton-coupled folate transporter, whose translation MKRQDEIRESYIRVFIPVCASVFFIFESDVHCVYTAYEYGHKTFQNQLFPNISNASSSEESLCETNTSSQAYKDEQVVQQVVARWGVYINLAQGVPLVFSSLLFSSLSDSMGRKPLLFIVAIGFFTKQLLMTLAMVMEWNIYLFPFFTLIEGASGSWITENAIAYAVVADITNAGKHRSFLMTLLSLVSGTGFSVGTFVSGYIVTEIGYEYSMAVSCGSAGLAIMTICFIPETVSKTQRRKSNFSSIGNLKDMIQFYTKDDPSSPNSTRFRYLTAILAFYFAMGAKFGAFAFEVFYLLGPPFCFRPKEISIFETVKTSISKLVVILGMKPMQRCLMDELIALIGILSCTAMFVLFGVAQTETFLYIAVAVGCFVSCIPAILRAIMSKMTPQDKQGVLFGSIAVAENICNLSSSVIGGAIYSETVALYRGTAYFVLTGYLVLSAFLLLAFIKNDKKNHNRKDYIAVE comes from the exons ATGAAAAGACAAGATGAAATTCGCGAGAGCTACATTCGAGTTTTCATTCCTGTTTGTGCTtctgttttctttatatttgaatCAGATGTCCACTGTGTTTACACTGCTTATGAATATGGTCATAAAACATTTCAGAATCAACTGTTTCCAAACATATCTAATGCAAGCAGTAGTGAAGAATCTCTTTGTGAAACCAACACATCCTCACAGGCTTACAAAGACGAACAGGTTGTGCAACAAGTGGTGGCGAGATGGGGAGTTTACATCAACTTGGCACAAGGAGTGCCACTTGTCTTCTCGAGCTTGTTGTTCTCGTCTCTGAGTGATTCTATGGGAAGAAAACCGCTTCTGTTCATCGTAGCCATTGGTTTCTTTACCAAGCAGCTTTTAATGACTCTAGCTATGGTAATGGAATGGAATATCTacttgtttcctttttttaccTTGATTGAAGGAGCAAGCGGAAGTTGGATTACCGAAAATGCGATCGCTTATGCCGTTGTTGCTGATATTACGAATGCAGGAAAACACAGGTCCTTTCTGATGACTCTCTTAAGCCTTGTTTCAGGAACTGGTTTTTCCGTTGGGACATTTGTGTCTGGATATATTGTCACTGAAATTGGCTATGAGTACTCAATGGCTGTGTCGTGTGGCAGTGCTGGACTTGCAATTATGACGATATGTTTTATTCCAGAGACGGTATCCAAAACACAAAGAAGGAAATCGAATTTTAGCTCTATTGGCAATTTAAAAGacatgattcaattttacacaaAAGATGATCCCTCATCTCCGAATTCCACAAGATTCAGATATTTAACTGCAATATTAGCTTTCTATTTCGCAATGGGTGCGAAATTCGGTGCATTTGCTTTTGAAGTGTTCTATTTACTTGGCCCTCCATTTTGTTTTCGTCCAAAGGAAATAAGCATATTTGAGACCGTTAAAACAAGTATTTCTAAACTTGTTGTTATACTAGGAATGAAGCCAATGCAGAGATGTCTGATGGACGAACTCATAGCTCTGATTGGTATTCTTTCATGCACGGCTATGTTCGTACTGTTTGGAGTAGCACAAACGGAAACGTTTCTCTATATAG CTGTTGCTGTTGGATGTTTTGTATCGTGTATTCCTGCAATTCTTCGCGCCATTATGTCTAAGATGACACCTCAAGACAAGCAAG GTGTCCTTTTTGGAAGTATCGCTGTTGCAGAGAACATATGTAACCTGTCAAGTAGTGTTATAGGCGGCGCCATCTACTCAGAAACTGTGGCTCTCTACCGGGGGACAGCCTATTTTGTATTAACTGGATATTTGGTCTTGTCAGCTTTTCTTCTGTT gGCTTTcataaagaatgataaaaagaaCCACAACAGAAAAGATTATATAGCTGTAGAATAA